In Pleurocapsa minor HA4230-MV1, the genomic window CACTTGGGTTGAAGTTGAATAATCAGCCGCGATCGCTTTGGCTGCTAGTTTACCAGAAAGTACCGCACCTTCCATGCTGCCTAAATATTCTTGTTTGGTGAAGCTACCCGCTAAGTAGAAATTATCTATGGGAGTTTTTTGTGTGGGTTTAACCGACTGCGTACCCGCTAAAGCACGATAGACAGAGCGAGGTGTTTTAACTACCTTAGATTTTAGCAATTTTGCCTGATTATCTCCTTCAAAGTGTTGCGGAAACAGTTTGGTTAATTCTGCCATCGTCGCTGCAATAATTTCCTCATCCGACTTGGAGATCCAGTCTTTAGCAGGCGCTAGTACCAGCTCTAACATTGATTTATCAGGATCGGCATACTCTTTACAGGTGTTACTCATATCGGCATAGACACTCAGTAAAGGCGATCGCGAAAATAATAACTGGTCGATTTCGGTAATCTTGCGATCGAACCAGAGATGTAAATTAATTACCTCTACTCCTTCTAACTTACACATATCCTGGAAGAAAGTTTGCTCTTGCCAAGCTTTAGGTAGCAGAGGTTTCAAAGGATCGACAGGTATCGCCGAGACATAAGCATCTGCCGTAATTATGCGATCTTCTGCACCGTCTAAACCACGAATCAAATAGCCTTTAACCGTGCCATCTTCATTGGTCATAATCTCCTTAATCGGCGTATTAAGATGTACTTCTCCACCTCTGGCGGTAATATAGTCAACCATTGGCTGACACAATCTCTCGGTGGGTGAACCATCCAAAAACGCCACTTTTGAACCATAACGCTCCTTCAAAAAGCGGTTAATTGCCGTGAGGGGAATAGTAGCAGAAACATCTTCAGGATTGATAAAAGTCAAGGCTTTAGACGCAGCAATAAAAATATCGCTATTAACTCGCTCATCAATACCCTGCTGTTCTAACCAAGCCAGTAAATCATACCGATCCATATTTTCCACATACTGTTGTCCCCGAATAATTGCAGGCAATAACCCGACAGCAAACTTAAACTTCTGTGTCCAAGTCAACATATCGTTGTTACGAATAATCGACACAATTACGTTAAAAG contains:
- the pds gene encoding 15-cis-phytoene desaturase, with protein sequence MRVAIAGAGLAGLACAKYLVDEGHEPIVLERRDVLGGLVAAWKDEDGDWYETGLHVFFGAYPNMIQLFKELGIEDRLQWKEHTLIFNQPEKPGTYSRFDVPDIPAPFNVIVSIIRNNDMLTWTQKFKFAVGLLPAIIRGQQYVENMDRYDLLAWLEQQGIDERVNSDIFIAASKALTFINPEDVSATIPLTAINRFLKERYGSKVAFLDGSPTERLCQPMVDYITARGGEVHLNTPIKEIMTNEDGTVKGYLIRGLDGAEDRIITADAYVSAIPVDPLKPLLPKAWQEQTFFQDMCKLEGVEVINLHLWFDRKITEIDQLLFSRSPLLSVYADMSNTCKEYADPDKSMLELVLAPAKDWISKSDEEIIAATMAELTKLFPQHFEGDNQAKLLKSKVVKTPRSVYRALAGTQSVKPTQKTPIDNFYLAGSFTKQEYLGSMEGAVLSGKLAAKAIAADYSTSTQVDNKTPAVAV